Proteins encoded by one window of Bradyrhizobium sp. B097:
- a CDS encoding YciI family protein, with product MLTVVRCLYRPGGADARLSIRDVHLEYMIANRNSLEQGGALMDEDGTVKGMFLILRGNRAEVDGLMANEPYTRAGLFEATTIECFDRFVPHADPRFLEKLLMAAREWILRNARSRV from the coding sequence ATGCTGACGGTTGTGCGATGTCTCTACAGGCCCGGCGGCGCGGATGCGCGGCTGAGTATCCGTGACGTTCACCTCGAGTATATGATCGCGAACCGGAACTCTCTGGAGCAAGGCGGCGCGCTGATGGACGAGGACGGCACGGTCAAAGGCATGTTCCTGATCCTGCGGGGCAACCGGGCCGAAGTCGACGGCTTGATGGCCAATGAACCCTATACCCGCGCAGGACTGTTTGAGGCCACCACGATCGAATGTTTCGACCGGTTCGTGCCGCATGCCGATCCACGCTTTCTTGAGAAGCTGCTCATGGCTGCCCGCGAGTGGATCCTGCGAAATGCTCGCTCGCGAGTGTGA
- a CDS encoding AraC family transcriptional regulator yields MRTGVQLLVRQSRADLDDLVTALDVEFLGLAECLVSPGWRLELGGGPPRPAIHYCLAGSGLLRIAGQEPMAVKPHTLMVMPKGLLFQIEAAGGEAAAGPDTTLRGRDQVFPPGAIRRYEVGGGPYRMILICGYFCARYGANVELFSDLMTPIVEQFDESHHLDVRLKTALAELITEEVGAGAMSNALLKQVLVTLLRRSLSSMNLWVERFAVLSDPQIARAFADMVARPSAPHSLKSLAQTAGLSRTLFAERFTRLFGKAPMATLRDLRMRQAVALLGSGETSMDQLAEDCGYSARTSFLRAFQAVHGTTPYAYLRRLRNPSAA; encoded by the coding sequence GTGAGAACGGGCGTGCAACTCCTCGTTCGACAGTCTCGCGCCGATCTCGATGATCTGGTCACGGCGCTGGATGTCGAATTCCTGGGCTTGGCCGAATGCCTCGTGAGTCCGGGCTGGCGGCTCGAGCTCGGTGGCGGTCCCCCCAGGCCGGCCATCCACTACTGCCTCGCGGGTTCGGGGCTCCTCCGGATCGCAGGTCAGGAGCCGATGGCGGTGAAGCCGCACACTCTCATGGTCATGCCGAAAGGGCTCCTGTTCCAAATTGAGGCGGCCGGAGGGGAGGCAGCCGCTGGCCCCGACACGACGTTACGCGGTCGGGATCAGGTTTTTCCGCCAGGGGCGATCCGCCGCTACGAGGTTGGGGGCGGCCCATATCGGATGATCCTCATCTGCGGGTACTTCTGCGCGCGGTACGGAGCGAACGTCGAGCTGTTTTCCGACCTCATGACGCCAATCGTCGAGCAGTTCGACGAAAGTCATCACCTCGATGTCCGGCTGAAGACTGCCCTGGCCGAGCTCATTACCGAAGAGGTTGGGGCGGGCGCTATGTCGAACGCTCTCCTGAAACAGGTTCTTGTGACGCTGCTACGCCGTTCGCTGAGCTCGATGAACCTTTGGGTCGAGCGCTTCGCGGTGTTGAGCGATCCGCAGATCGCTCGCGCCTTCGCCGACATGGTCGCTCGGCCGAGCGCACCGCATTCGCTAAAGAGCCTGGCCCAGACGGCCGGTCTCAGCCGAACTCTCTTCGCCGAGCGGTTTACGCGGCTGTTCGGCAAGGCGCCCATGGCGACGTTACGGGACCTGAGAATGCGCCAGGCGGTGGCGCTCCTCGGTTCTGGCGAGACGTCGATGGACCAGCTCGCCGAAGACTGCGGCTACAGCGCGCGCACGAGCTTCCTTCGCGCGTTCCAGGCTGTCCATGGGACCACGCCGTACGCTTACCTTAGGAGACTTCGCAATCCGAGCGCCGCCTAG
- a CDS encoding type I secretion system permease/ATPase produces MEAINNHSGLQSLQLLLRFHQISIDPEQIRHRFSSEAIGVTEMLRCAKQLKLKAKVVSAKWPQLAALPLPAIAELKDGGFLILGRATADDVLVQIPVVGRPQRLGRAEFLDKWTGRLVMMARRASLADLARRFDITWFLQAMHKYRRLLGEVLVASFFLQLFALVTPLFFQVVTDKVLTHRGFTTLDVLVVGLITVSIFETVLGALRTYVFSHTTNRIDVELGTRLFKHLIALPIAYFEARRAGDSVARVRELENIRNFLTSSALTLVVDLAFTIVFLAVMFYYSPLLAWIVVGSFPFYVALSAGVTPVFRRRLEKKFDRGAENQAFLVESVTAIQTLKAMAIEPQMQRRWEEQLAGYVGSSFDVLSLGNWTSQFVQFISKVVTALTLYFGAHLVIEGQLSVGELIAFNMLAGRVAQPVLRLAQVWQDFHQARVSIARLGDILNATPEPAFDASRAVLPAIRGDVTFDHIDFRYRVDGPLALHDISLKVAAGQVIGIVGPSGSGKSTLTKLLQRLYVPEAGRVLIDGIDLTVADVAWLRRQVGAVLQENVLFNRTIRENIALAEPGMPMERVIAAAELAGAHEFILGLPDGYNTVVGERGASLSGGQRQRIAIARALVMNPRILIFDEATSALDYESESIIQRNMRRISAGRTVFIIAHRLSAVRHADRIITIEGGRLVEDGTHDELMTRAGRYATLHQIQAGLHVVG; encoded by the coding sequence ATGGAAGCGATCAACAATCATTCGGGGCTGCAGTCACTGCAGTTGCTGCTTCGTTTCCATCAGATTTCCATCGATCCGGAACAGATCAGGCATCGTTTCTCGAGTGAAGCGATCGGCGTCACCGAAATGCTTCGCTGTGCCAAGCAGCTGAAATTGAAGGCAAAGGTGGTGTCGGCAAAATGGCCGCAGCTCGCGGCGCTTCCGCTGCCGGCAATTGCCGAGCTGAAGGACGGCGGCTTTCTGATCCTCGGCCGCGCGACAGCCGACGACGTGCTCGTGCAGATACCCGTCGTCGGTCGGCCGCAACGGCTCGGGCGTGCAGAATTTCTCGACAAATGGACCGGTCGCCTGGTCATGATGGCGCGCCGGGCATCGCTTGCTGACCTCGCACGGCGCTTCGACATCACTTGGTTCCTGCAGGCGATGCACAAGTATCGACGCTTGCTCGGCGAAGTGCTGGTGGCCTCGTTCTTCCTGCAGCTGTTCGCATTGGTCACACCACTGTTCTTTCAGGTCGTGACCGACAAGGTGTTGACCCATCGTGGCTTTACGACACTCGACGTTCTGGTGGTCGGGCTGATCACAGTCTCGATTTTTGAGACCGTGCTGGGCGCGCTTCGCACCTATGTGTTCTCGCACACGACCAATCGGATCGACGTCGAACTGGGAACGCGGCTTTTCAAGCATTTGATCGCCCTTCCGATCGCTTATTTCGAGGCGCGTCGGGCGGGCGATTCGGTCGCGCGCGTGCGGGAACTGGAAAACATCCGCAACTTCCTGACCAGCTCCGCGCTGACGCTGGTAGTCGACCTCGCGTTCACCATCGTCTTCCTCGCAGTGATGTTCTACTATTCACCACTTCTCGCCTGGATCGTGGTCGGGTCATTCCCGTTCTATGTCGCGCTGTCGGCCGGGGTGACCCCCGTGTTCCGACGCCGGCTTGAGAAGAAGTTCGACCGCGGCGCCGAGAATCAGGCGTTCCTGGTTGAAAGTGTCACGGCTATCCAGACCTTGAAGGCGATGGCGATTGAGCCACAGATGCAGCGGCGCTGGGAGGAGCAACTTGCCGGGTATGTCGGCTCCAGCTTCGACGTGCTGTCGCTCGGCAACTGGACCAGCCAATTCGTTCAGTTCATCAGCAAGGTTGTTACGGCGCTCACGCTCTATTTTGGCGCCCATCTGGTCATCGAAGGTCAGCTATCGGTCGGTGAACTGATCGCCTTCAACATGCTGGCCGGGCGCGTCGCCCAACCGGTGTTGCGACTGGCGCAGGTTTGGCAGGATTTTCATCAGGCGCGGGTCTCTATCGCGCGGCTGGGTGATATCTTGAACGCCACGCCGGAACCGGCGTTCGATGCTTCCCGAGCAGTGCTGCCGGCGATCCGCGGCGACGTCACCTTCGATCATATTGACTTCCGCTACCGGGTCGACGGCCCACTTGCGCTGCACGACATCTCGCTCAAAGTCGCTGCTGGCCAGGTCATCGGCATCGTTGGCCCCTCGGGCTCGGGAAAATCGACCCTCACAAAGTTGTTGCAGCGCCTTTATGTCCCCGAAGCGGGCCGGGTGCTGATCGATGGCATCGATCTGACGGTGGCCGACGTCGCCTGGCTGCGCCGGCAGGTGGGGGCAGTCCTGCAGGAGAACGTGCTGTTTAACCGCACGATCAGGGAGAATATCGCGCTGGCCGAGCCGGGCATGCCGATGGAGCGGGTGATCGCCGCCGCGGAGCTCGCGGGCGCCCATGAGTTCATTCTTGGACTGCCGGATGGATACAACACGGTGGTCGGGGAGCGGGGCGCGAGCCTGTCGGGCGGCCAGCGCCAACGCATTGCGATCGCCCGGGCGCTGGTCATGAATCCCAGGATCCTCATCTTCGATGAGGCGACCAGCGCGCTCGACTATGAGAGCGAAAGCATCATTCAGCGCAACATGCGCCGGATCTCCGCTGGACGCACCGTCTTTATCATCGCGCACCGGCTGTCGGCCGTGCGGCACGCCGACCGTATCATCACGATTGAAGGCGGACGTCTTGTCGAAGACGGCACCCACGATGAGCTGATGACCAGGGCCGGCCGCTACGCGACATTGCACCAGATCCAGGCGGGGCTTCATGTTGTCGGCTGA
- a CDS encoding nuclear transport factor 2 family protein, with protein sequence MTENTDAQIRYIYDRWQTTIVQKDVDGLIALYAEDAIFETAAILVTLKDRKAGVLRGKSEIRPFFEAGFRKLGNELANWYRTGLFYSNGRQLIWEYPRETPKGDQVDLVEVMDIANGLIAHHRVYWGWVGFQTLVGALNKA encoded by the coding sequence ATGACCGAAAATACCGATGCGCAGATCCGTTACATCTACGATCGATGGCAAACAACCATCGTCCAGAAGGACGTGGATGGGCTGATCGCGCTCTATGCAGAAGATGCCATATTTGAGACGGCTGCGATCCTGGTCACGCTGAAGGATCGGAAGGCGGGGGTTCTGCGGGGAAAGAGCGAGATCAGGCCATTTTTCGAGGCCGGATTTCGCAAGCTCGGAAACGAGCTCGCCAACTGGTATCGCACCGGGCTGTTCTATTCCAACGGACGGCAGCTGATCTGGGAATATCCGCGCGAGACTCCGAAGGGCGACCAGGTGGATTTGGTCGAGGTCATGGATATTGCCAACGGCCTGATCGCCCATCACCGGGTTTATTGGGGATGGGTTGGCTTCCAAACCCTTGTTGGCGCCCTGAACAAAGCCTGA
- a CDS encoding indolepyruvate ferredoxin oxidoreductase family protein produces MSLLEPDQGGVDLRYRLEDAVTRPEGRVFASGTQALVRMMVMQRLADRRDGIRSAGFISGYRGSPLAGVDTELWRAKSALGQHEIRFLPAVNEDLAATAVSGTQRVGGDPNRTVDGVFALWYGKGPGLDRAGDAIRHGHAAGASEKGGVLLVVGDDHAATSSTIPNASDCSLLGWSMPVIHPGSVDEFVLFGLWGWAASRFSGAWVAFKAISETVESSRSFRSEALPRFAGPDLENLTREDLGYATRDFLTPAIEVRMMRRLEAISAFARANPLDRLLIGSPRAEIGIVAAGKTALDVVEALSRAGLPPERLAQAGVRIWKPGLVFPLDRDGFETFSAGLKHILVVEEKTSLVEDQVKDILFNRPADRRPSIAGRRDLHGAPLISALGQHRPSSLLGPLSMWLAAVRPDLALTGAATAFEKPPALSNTADGMRRLPYFCSGCPHNSSTKVPEGSVALAGVGCHFMASWMDRQTSGLTQMGAEGVDWVGQASFTTTQHVFQNMGEGTYFHSGYLAIRQSIAAGNNVTYKILFNDAVAMTGGQPVDGQLTVPQVARQMLSEGAKKVVVATDDVVRYAGVALEPGVSVHDRHELDAIQRELRAIKGVTVLIYDQTCAAEKRRRRKRGTYPDPDKRLFINSAVCEGCGDCGKASNCLSIVPLETDLGLKRAIDQTSCNKDFSCVDGFCPSFVSVIGGKLRKPQASATDWIARAERLTKPSLALPEGRPHNLLIAGVGGSGIITVGAIVAMAAHLDHLEVAELDFTAVAQKGGSVMCHLRLGRPGTRINQPRIDWGEADGVIVGDLIVGSLPDSLGTIRHGSTRVLANTHIGSTAEFTRDPDFDSRADELLKKVRHASSGEMLTSFDAHKRVQDEFGDSTAVNMVLIGHAWQQGLIPVSEAAMFQAIALNGVAVESNRRAFAFGRVVAAGAAQMAVVAAQPEDWRVLLQRRMTQLTDYQNAAYAARYCDLVERCAAAERRLGVRAGLPFARTVANNLFKLMAYKDEYEVARLYRSPEFAAALSRQFDGDFTLRFHLAPPFVAKPGSSGAEPRKLTFGPWMIRLFALLARLKFLRGTPLDLFGYSHERKTERRLIGDYRTLVEHLLAGLSPATLDTAVRLAALPERIRGFGHVKARSLVAVEREQQHLIGQFDAIRAPLPGENKGAA; encoded by the coding sequence ATGTCTCTACTCGAACCCGACCAAGGCGGCGTCGATCTCCGTTATCGCCTCGAGGATGCCGTAACCCGGCCGGAAGGGCGCGTCTTTGCGTCGGGTACACAGGCGCTGGTGCGCATGATGGTCATGCAGCGGCTCGCTGATCGCCGTGACGGGATCCGCTCGGCAGGCTTCATCAGCGGCTACCGCGGCTCGCCGTTGGCGGGCGTCGATACGGAACTGTGGCGGGCGAAATCTGCGCTCGGCCAGCACGAGATCAGATTTCTACCTGCGGTGAACGAGGATCTCGCTGCGACCGCCGTTTCCGGCACGCAGCGCGTCGGCGGCGACCCCAATCGCACGGTCGATGGCGTGTTTGCGCTCTGGTACGGCAAGGGGCCCGGGCTCGACCGGGCCGGCGATGCGATCCGGCATGGCCATGCCGCAGGCGCGTCGGAGAAGGGCGGTGTGCTGCTCGTCGTTGGCGACGACCATGCCGCGACGTCGTCGACCATTCCAAACGCGAGTGACTGCTCTCTGTTGGGATGGAGCATGCCGGTCATCCACCCCGGAAGCGTGGATGAATTCGTCTTGTTCGGCCTCTGGGGGTGGGCGGCGTCGCGCTTTTCCGGAGCCTGGGTCGCCTTCAAGGCGATCTCTGAGACCGTCGAGAGCAGCCGGAGCTTTCGCTCTGAAGCGTTGCCGCGGTTTGCGGGTCCCGACCTGGAGAACCTGACGCGCGAAGATCTTGGCTATGCTACGCGTGATTTTCTGACCCCGGCCATCGAAGTCCGCATGATGCGCCGGCTCGAAGCGATTTCGGCCTTTGCGCGTGCCAACCCGCTAGACCGGCTCTTGATCGGCTCGCCGCGCGCCGAAATCGGCATTGTCGCGGCGGGCAAGACCGCGCTCGACGTGGTGGAAGCTTTGTCGCGCGCCGGTCTTCCGCCCGAACGACTGGCCCAAGCGGGCGTGCGCATCTGGAAGCCCGGGCTCGTGTTTCCGTTGGACCGCGATGGTTTCGAGACATTTTCCGCTGGATTGAAACACATCCTGGTCGTCGAAGAAAAGACCAGTCTCGTCGAAGATCAGGTCAAGGACATCCTGTTCAACCGCCCGGCCGATCGCAGGCCGAGCATCGCCGGCCGCCGCGATCTGCATGGCGCGCCGCTCATCTCGGCGCTTGGACAGCACAGGCCGTCCTCGCTGCTTGGCCCGCTGTCGATGTGGCTGGCGGCGGTCCGGCCTGACCTCGCGTTGACCGGCGCCGCGACGGCGTTCGAGAAGCCGCCGGCGCTCAGCAATACGGCGGACGGCATGCGCCGTCTGCCGTATTTCTGTTCGGGCTGTCCGCACAATTCCTCGACCAAGGTGCCGGAGGGCAGCGTGGCACTGGCTGGGGTCGGCTGCCACTTTATGGCGAGCTGGATGGATCGGCAGACCTCGGGCCTCACCCAGATGGGTGCCGAAGGCGTCGACTGGGTCGGGCAGGCCAGCTTCACCACGACGCAGCATGTGTTTCAGAATATGGGCGAGGGCACCTATTTCCATTCTGGCTATCTTGCAATCCGGCAGTCGATCGCGGCCGGCAACAACGTCACCTACAAGATCCTGTTCAATGACGCGGTGGCGATGACCGGCGGGCAGCCGGTTGACGGCCAGCTGACCGTGCCGCAGGTCGCACGCCAGATGCTGAGTGAAGGCGCGAAGAAGGTGGTGGTGGCAACCGATGACGTCGTGCGCTACGCCGGCGTCGCGCTCGAGCCCGGTGTCTCCGTGCACGATCGCCACGAGCTGGATGCGATCCAGCGCGAACTGCGCGCCATCAAGGGCGTCACCGTCCTGATCTACGACCAGACCTGCGCGGCGGAGAAGCGCCGCCGCCGCAAGAGGGGCACTTACCCCGATCCCGACAAGCGCCTGTTCATCAACAGCGCGGTGTGCGAGGGCTGCGGTGATTGCGGCAAGGCCTCCAATTGCCTCTCGATCGTGCCGCTGGAGACTGACCTTGGCCTGAAACGTGCCATCGATCAGACCTCTTGCAACAAGGATTTCTCCTGTGTCGACGGCTTCTGCCCGAGTTTCGTCTCCGTGATCGGCGGCAAGCTCCGTAAGCCGCAAGCCTCTGCCACGGATTGGATCGCACGCGCCGAACGCCTGACGAAGCCGTCGCTCGCACTGCCCGAAGGCCGGCCGCACAATCTGCTGATCGCCGGTGTCGGTGGTAGCGGCATCATCACCGTTGGTGCCATCGTCGCGATGGCGGCGCATCTCGATCACCTCGAGGTCGCCGAGCTTGATTTCACGGCGGTGGCCCAGAAGGGCGGCTCGGTGATGTGTCATTTGCGGCTCGGCCGCCCCGGAACGCGGATCAACCAGCCGCGCATCGACTGGGGCGAGGCCGACGGCGTGATCGTGGGTGATCTTATCGTCGGCAGCCTGCCCGATAGCCTCGGCACTATCCGTCACGGTTCGACGCGGGTGCTCGCCAACACCCATATCGGTTCCACAGCGGAATTTACCCGCGACCCGGATTTCGACTCCCGCGCCGACGAGCTGTTGAAGAAGGTGCGCCATGCCTCGAGCGGGGAGATGCTGACGAGCTTCGACGCGCACAAGCGCGTACAGGATGAGTTCGGGGATTCGACCGCCGTCAACATGGTCCTGATCGGTCATGCCTGGCAGCAAGGGTTGATCCCGGTCAGCGAGGCGGCAATGTTTCAGGCGATCGCGCTGAACGGCGTGGCGGTCGAGTCCAACAGGCGCGCGTTCGCCTTTGGGCGCGTAGTGGCTGCCGGGGCAGCGCAAATGGCCGTCGTCGCTGCCCAGCCGGAGGATTGGCGCGTGCTTCTGCAACGGCGCATGACACAATTGACCGACTATCAGAACGCAGCCTACGCGGCGCGGTACTGCGATTTGGTCGAGCGATGCGCCGCGGCCGAGCGGCGGCTCGGCGTTCGCGCCGGTCTGCCATTCGCCCGCACGGTGGCGAACAATCTGTTCAAGCTCATGGCCTACAAGGATGAATACGAGGTCGCCCGGCTCTACCGGAGCCCGGAATTCGCGGCGGCGCTGAGCCGGCAGTTCGACGGTGACTTCACGCTCCGCTTCCATCTTGCGCCCCCATTCGTTGCAAAGCCGGGGTCAAGCGGTGCCGAGCCACGCAAGCTCACCTTCGGCCCCTGGATGATACGTCTGTTTGCGCTGCTGGCCCGCTTGAAATTCCTGCGGGGGACGCCGCTCGATCTCTTCGGCTACAGCCACGAGCGCAAGACGGAACGTCGCCTGATCGGCGATTATCGGACGCTCGTCGAACATCTGCTAGCCGGCTTGTCACCGGCGACGCTCGATACTGCCGTGCGGCTGGCGGCGCTGCCTGAGAGGATCAGAGGCTTTGGTCACGTCAAAGCGAGAAGTCTCGTCGCAGTGGAGCGGGAGCAGCAGCACCTGATCGGGCAGTTCGATGCGATCCGCGCGCCGCTCCCCGGAGAGAACAAGGGAGCCGCGTAG
- a CDS encoding HlyD family type I secretion periplasmic adaptor subunit — translation MLSAESSAKDKVSANILPFRRPRGDTARQFLPAALEILETPASPVGRAIAGTIILFFAIAIAWATFGHVDIIATAPGKIVPTGRTKTIQPLDTGIVSAIHVQDGDHVVSGQILVEMDRTVTQAERQHVQKDLTASQLDVARLEALRDSFDAREAPLNLVAPAAAPATDVSRARLAEQAQAAEQSAKLASITRQIEQKVAEARSIDAAIDKIDASMPMVEETATVRRKAMEIQYGNRIAYLDAQTHLVDQQNERIVQQRKLAELTAAKQALEQQFGQTKAGYERQVLSDLADAQKKVDEFAQDLVKAERKMDEQVLRSPIDGTVQQLILHTVGGVVTPAQQLMLIVPADSHLEAEAMISNRDIGFVSAGQFAEVKIDTFNFTRYGLLHGRVTSVSQDAIVRDKPNEKASAGKTSGALSDSSEPEGQELVYSARVALDETQMQIDDKLVGLAPGMAVTVEIKTGTRRIIEYLMSPVLRYRQESLRER, via the coding sequence ATGTTGTCGGCTGAGAGCTCTGCCAAGGACAAAGTGAGCGCGAACATTCTCCCGTTCCGGCGGCCGCGTGGCGATACCGCGCGTCAGTTCTTACCCGCGGCGCTCGAGATACTGGAGACGCCGGCCTCTCCGGTCGGCCGCGCCATTGCCGGTACCATCATTCTGTTCTTTGCCATTGCGATCGCCTGGGCAACCTTCGGGCATGTCGACATCATTGCGACCGCGCCGGGCAAGATCGTGCCAACGGGGCGCACCAAGACGATACAGCCGCTCGACACGGGAATTGTATCCGCTATTCATGTCCAGGATGGCGACCACGTCGTGTCGGGCCAGATCCTGGTCGAAATGGATCGGACGGTGACCCAGGCTGAACGCCAGCATGTACAAAAGGACCTGACCGCGAGCCAGCTCGATGTCGCTCGTCTCGAAGCCCTGCGTGACAGCTTCGATGCCCGCGAGGCACCCCTTAACCTAGTCGCGCCGGCAGCTGCACCAGCGACGGATGTCTCGCGTGCTCGATTGGCGGAGCAGGCGCAAGCGGCCGAACAGTCGGCAAAGCTGGCGTCGATCACGCGACAGATCGAGCAAAAAGTCGCCGAGGCCCGATCGATCGACGCCGCTATTGATAAGATCGATGCGTCGATGCCAATGGTCGAGGAAACTGCGACCGTCCGGCGCAAGGCCATGGAAATCCAGTATGGCAACCGTATCGCCTATCTCGATGCGCAGACCCATTTGGTCGACCAGCAAAATGAACGGATCGTTCAGCAGCGAAAACTGGCGGAGCTGACGGCTGCAAAACAGGCGCTCGAGCAGCAGTTTGGCCAAACCAAGGCCGGCTACGAGCGCCAGGTGCTCAGTGATCTCGCGGATGCACAGAAGAAGGTCGACGAGTTCGCACAGGATCTCGTCAAGGCCGAGCGAAAGATGGATGAACAGGTTCTGCGGTCTCCGATCGACGGGACCGTTCAGCAACTCATCCTTCACACCGTGGGTGGTGTCGTAACTCCAGCGCAGCAGTTGATGCTGATTGTGCCGGCCGACAGCCATCTCGAGGCGGAGGCCATGATTTCGAACCGGGATATCGGGTTTGTCAGCGCCGGCCAGTTCGCTGAAGTCAAGATCGATACTTTCAACTTCACGCGCTATGGTCTGCTGCATGGCAGGGTGACCAGCGTATCGCAGGATGCGATAGTGCGCGACAAGCCGAATGAAAAGGCATCTGCGGGCAAGACAAGCGGCGCATTGTCGGACTCCAGTGAGCCGGAAGGGCAGGAGCTCGTGTACTCCGCGCGCGTTGCGCTCGATGAAACCCAGATGCAGATCGATGACAAGCTCGTCGGTCTTGCGCCCGGTATGGCTGTCACAGTGGAAATCAAGACCGGCACCAGACGAATCATCGAATATCTCATGTCACCGGTGCTTCGCTATCGGCAGGAAAGCTTGAGGGAAAGATAG
- a CDS encoding carboxymuconolactone decarboxylase family protein — MSRIAIPSLAEAPAETHATLEGVAKRLGWTPALFRFMALSPNTLAAFVALSGTLSRTLDVATIESMGLAVSEDSGCKYCAQSHVFLGSWLAKLDAGELDLNREGKSRDPKRAAAVRFAKAIADRRGKVSDEQLADVRAAGFTDGDIVAIAGLTAQFLYTNFMSNISQVELDFPDVVPAQA, encoded by the coding sequence ATGTCACGTATAGCGATTCCGAGTCTGGCCGAGGCGCCAGCAGAGACTCATGCGACCCTTGAAGGGGTTGCCAAGCGGCTCGGCTGGACGCCGGCGCTGTTCCGGTTTATGGCCCTCAGCCCCAATACACTCGCTGCCTTCGTGGCCCTATCGGGGACGCTTTCCCGAACCCTGGACGTCGCGACCATCGAATCGATGGGCCTGGCCGTTTCGGAAGACAGCGGCTGCAAGTATTGCGCGCAGTCGCACGTATTCCTGGGCTCCTGGCTCGCGAAGCTTGACGCCGGGGAGCTCGATCTCAATCGCGAAGGCAAATCGCGCGACCCGAAGCGCGCTGCCGCTGTTCGCTTCGCCAAGGCCATCGCAGACAGGCGAGGCAAGGTGAGCGATGAGCAGCTCGCCGATGTGCGCGCGGCCGGGTTCACCGACGGCGACATTGTCGCCATCGCCGGCCTCACGGCGCAGTTCCTGTACACCAACTTCATGAGCAACATCTCCCAGGTCGAGCTCGACTTCCCTGACGTCGTGCCGGCGCAGGCGTGA
- a CDS encoding antibiotic biosynthesis monooxygenase — MYKIVSDLPGFLSVKSFKAADGEELTVFRFASEEALEAWRTHPEHVETMKRGHAEFYASGFLQVCRVIR, encoded by the coding sequence ATGTACAAGATTGTCAGCGATCTTCCGGGATTCCTGTCGGTCAAGTCGTTCAAGGCGGCTGATGGCGAGGAGTTGACTGTGTTTCGCTTCGCTTCAGAGGAGGCGCTCGAAGCCTGGCGCACGCATCCTGAGCACGTGGAAACCATGAAGCGAGGACATGCCGAATTCTATGCCAGCGGGTTCTTGCAAGTTTGCAGAGTGATCCGGTAA